A part of Candidatus Electrothrix aestuarii genomic DNA contains:
- the gdhA gene encoding NADP-specific glutamate dehydrogenase: MENLPAHIIQRDPDQKEFLQAVSELLVTVKPVLDRNPEYRSQAIIERITEPERAIIFRVPWMDDQGRVQVNRGFRVEMNSAIGPYKGGLRFHPSVTLSIIKFLAFEQVFKNSLTTLQMGGGKGGADFDPKGRSDAEVMRFCQAFMTELARHIGPNTDVPAGDIGVGAREIGYLFGMYKKIRNEFTGVLTGKGLNWGGSLIRPQATGYGVVYFTAEMLAESGTSLEGKACLVSGSGNVAQYTAEKILQLGGKVLTLSDSSGYIYDEEGIDAEKLQHIMQLKNIRRARIREYCEKYPQAVYTEVNPELDYNPLWNHKADCAMPCATQNEINEQDARNLLGNGVLLVCEGANMPSTPEAIDIFLEHKILYGPGKAANAGGVAVSGLEMSQNSMRLAWPEEEVDTHLRRIMKSIHTTCLDAANEYELPKNYLAGANIAGFVKVVNAMLDQGLV; encoded by the coding sequence ATGGAAAATCTCCCTGCCCATATTATTCAGCGTGATCCTGACCAGAAAGAATTCCTTCAGGCTGTTTCTGAACTGCTGGTAACCGTCAAACCTGTATTGGACCGTAACCCGGAATACCGCAGTCAGGCAATTATCGAACGCATCACCGAGCCGGAACGTGCAATTATCTTCCGGGTGCCGTGGATGGACGATCAAGGTAGGGTGCAGGTAAACCGGGGCTTTCGGGTCGAGATGAATTCCGCCATTGGTCCCTATAAAGGAGGCTTGCGTTTTCATCCCTCAGTCACCTTATCAATTATTAAATTTCTCGCCTTTGAACAAGTATTTAAAAACAGCCTCACCACCTTGCAAATGGGAGGAGGGAAGGGCGGAGCAGATTTTGACCCCAAGGGACGCTCCGACGCCGAGGTCATGCGTTTTTGCCAGGCCTTTATGACGGAGTTAGCACGTCATATCGGGCCGAATACCGATGTTCCGGCCGGAGATATCGGTGTAGGTGCTCGTGAAATTGGGTATCTCTTTGGTATGTATAAAAAGATTCGTAATGAGTTTACAGGGGTACTCACCGGAAAAGGCCTGAATTGGGGCGGCAGCCTGATTCGTCCCCAAGCGACCGGCTATGGTGTGGTCTATTTCACCGCTGAAATGCTGGCAGAGAGTGGAACCTCCTTGGAAGGCAAAGCTTGTCTGGTCTCGGGTTCAGGTAATGTGGCGCAATATACTGCGGAAAAAATCCTCCAACTGGGGGGAAAGGTGCTAACCCTGTCCGATTCCTCGGGATATATTTATGATGAAGAGGGGATTGATGCGGAGAAACTTCAGCATATCATGCAGCTGAAGAATATTCGCCGGGCGCGTATCCGTGAGTATTGTGAAAAATATCCGCAGGCTGTCTATACTGAGGTTAATCCAGAGCTTGATTATAACCCGCTTTGGAATCATAAGGCAGATTGCGCCATGCCCTGCGCAACACAGAATGAGATAAATGAGCAGGATGCCCGCAACCTCCTGGGAAACGGGGTATTGCTTGTCTGTGAAGGAGCGAATATGCCCAGTACTCCCGAGGCTATTGATATCTTTCTTGAACACAAGATATTGTACGGTCCGGGCAAGGCCGCCAATGCCGGTGGAGTCGCGGTTTCCGGTCTGGAAATGTCACAGAACTCTATGCGGCTTGCCTGGCCTGAGGAGGAAGTGGATACCCATTTGCGCAGAATCATGAAATCTATCCACACAACCTGTCTGGACGCTGCCAATGAGTACGAGTTACCGAAAAATTACCTGGCTGGAGCCAATATTGCAGGCTTTGTCAAGGTGGTGAATGCAATGCTTGACCAGGG